Within Microbacterium oryzae, the genomic segment GCCGCACGAGCTCGGCTGCGAGCGCCCGGTAGGTCGGCGACGAGGGGGAGTGGTGCTGACGCGACCCGTGCCAGTATGGTGCGCCGTTCTCATCGGCGGCGAGGATGTCGGGGTGCGCGACCGTCGCCCACGGCGGCGGCGACGCCGTGGCGGTGGCGAGGTTCACGCCGATCCCGCCGGCGTGCAGCTTGCCGATGATCGTGTCCAGCCAGGAGAAGTCCCACACGTCGGGCTCCGGCTGGATGCGCGACCACGAGAAGATGCCGAGGCTCACCGTGGTCACGCCGGCCTCCTGCATGCGGGCGACGTCGTCGTCCCACACGTCCTCAGGCCACTGGTCGGGGTTGTAGTCGGCGCCGTAGAGCATGGGCCTCGTTCTTCTCGTGTGTCGGATGGTCAGTGGGTGCGGCGCGGACGCTCGGGCACCGCGACGACGGCGAGTGCCGCGCAGCCGAGCGCGGGCACGATGAGGGGGATGAGCATCCACGTCGCCAGCGCCACGAAGCAGGCGGCGACGACGAGGTAGAGCGCCCCCGGGATGTCGCGAGCCGCGCTTCCGGGGAGTGAGCGGATGGCCGCGAGCCACCCGGTCTCGGGTCGCCAGGCGCCGGCCGCCGCGAGGAGGGCGCCGGCGACGACCGCTGCGAGGACGGCGCCCACGACGCCGATCACCTCGCCGCCGGGCAGTGCGCTCGTGGTCGCGAGCAGGATGTCGGCGGCGAGCACCGCCGCGATGACGGCGGAGACGAGGCCCACGAGGATCCCGGAGGGGAGGAGCGCGCGTCGGAAGTCGTTCCAGAACGCTCGCAGCGACGAGTCCTCCGCTGCCACGTACCGCCGCAGGTGCCGGGACCCCGCCGCGAGAGCGGCGGGCAGGGTGACGACGAGGATGCCCGCCCCCGTGACGAGCACGCCGGTGAGCAGCACCTCGCCGAAGAGGGCGAACGCGCCGGAGGCGCCGGGGTTGCGACCCGGCGGCTCTCGGGTCGGACCCGCGCCGGACGCCGCCGCCCGTCGCGCGTCTCGCTCGCGTCTGGTCATCGTCAGCCCTTGAGGCCCTGGGTGGCGACGCCGCCGATGAGGAAGCGTTGGAAGACGATGAAGAAGAGCAGGACGGGGATGAGGGCGACGAAGCTGGCGGTGACGGTGGCGCCGTAGTCGCTGGCGGAGGTCTGGTCGTTGTAGAGGCGCAGGGCGATGGGGAGGGGGTAGTTCTCGGGGCTGTTGAGGTAGAGCAGCGGGCCCATGAAGTCGTTCCAGGTCCAGATGAAGGTGAAGATCGCGGAGGTGATGAGGGCGGGCTTGACCAGGGGCAGGATGATCGACCAGAAGATGCGGGCGTGGCCGGCGCCGTCGATGCGGGCGGCTTCGTCCATGTCGCGGGGGATCTGGCGGATGAACTGCACGATGAGGAACACGAAGAACGCCTCGGTGGCGAGGAATTTCGGGAGGATCAGGGGCACGAAGGTGTCCACGAACCCGAGCTTCTGGAACCAGATGTACTGGGGGATGATCACGACGTGGAACGGCAGCAGCAGGGTGCCGATCATCGCGGTGAACAGGATCCCGAGGCCCTTGAACTTCACCCGGGCGAACGCGTACGCGGCGAGGGCGGAGGACAGCACGGTGCCGATGACGGCGGACACGGCGAGGATGAGGGAGTTGGAGAAGAACGTCCACATCGAGATGCCCGCGATGCCCTCGGCGACCTTGACGTAGTTGTCCAGGGTGGGGGCGTTGGGGATGAGGCCCTGGTTGGAGCCGAACTCGCTGTTGGGCTTGAACGTGGAGGCGAACAGCCACAGCAGCGGGTAGATCACCACGATGGTGAGCAGGGTCAGCCCGATCATCCAGATGATCGTCTGCCCGGTGCGGCGCTTCATGCGCCGCTTGGGGGCGGGGTTCCCGGTGGTGACGAGGGCGGTGGCGGTCATCGGTCTTCTCCGGCGTAGTGGACCCAGGACTTCTGGGTGCGGAACAGCACGAACGCGAGGACACCGACGACGATGAGGATGATCCACGCGATCGCGGCGGCGTATCCGAACTGGCCGTCCGCGAAGCCGCGCTTGTAGAGGTACAGGGTGATGAAGTTCGTCATCCCCGCCGGCCCTCCGGAGCCGTTGGAGATGATGTACGCGGACGCGAACACCTGGAACGCTCCGATGAGCTCCAGCAGCAGGTTGAAGAAGATCACCGGCGACAGCATCGGCACGGTGACGGCCTTGAAGCGGCGGATCGCTCCGGCGC encodes:
- a CDS encoding DUF624 domain-containing protein; the protein is MTRRERDARRAAASGAGPTREPPGRNPGASGAFALFGEVLLTGVLVTGAGILVVTLPAALAAGSRHLRRYVAAEDSSLRAFWNDFRRALLPSGILVGLVSAVIAAVLAADILLATTSALPGGEVIGVVGAVLAAVVAGALLAAAGAWRPETGWLAAIRSLPGSAARDIPGALYLVVAACFVALATWMLIPLIVPALGCAALAVVAVPERPRRTH
- a CDS encoding carbohydrate ABC transporter permease, giving the protein MTATALVTTGNPAPKRRMKRRTGQTIIWMIGLTLLTIVVIYPLLWLFASTFKPNSEFGSNQGLIPNAPTLDNYVKVAEGIAGISMWTFFSNSLILAVSAVIGTVLSSALAAYAFARVKFKGLGILFTAMIGTLLLPFHVVIIPQYIWFQKLGFVDTFVPLILPKFLATEAFFVFLIVQFIRQIPRDMDEAARIDGAGHARIFWSIILPLVKPALITSAIFTFIWTWNDFMGPLLYLNSPENYPLPIALRLYNDQTSASDYGATVTASFVALIPVLLFFIVFQRFLIGGVATQGLKG